Proteins from one Chthoniobacterales bacterium genomic window:
- the crcB gene encoding fluoride efflux transporter CrcB, whose translation MLKTYLAVMLGGALGTGLRLALSTWLANRYGETFPIGTLVVNISGCFLIGVFAALTGSDGPLLTSPLVRIFVMIGILGGFTTFSSFSLQTLSLWQDGEWLRGGLNALFSLAFCLIAVWLGQVTANLLTHR comes from the coding sequence ATGCTGAAAACCTACCTTGCCGTCATGCTGGGCGGAGCCCTCGGCACTGGATTGCGCCTGGCGCTTTCCACCTGGCTGGCGAATCGCTACGGCGAAACGTTTCCCATTGGCACGCTCGTGGTGAATATCTCCGGGTGCTTTCTCATCGGTGTTTTTGCTGCCCTGACCGGATCCGACGGACCCCTCCTCACCTCGCCGCTCGTTCGCATCTTCGTCATGATCGGCATACTCGGCGGCTTCACCACTTTTTCGTCATTCAGTCTGCAAACCCTCAGCCTGTGGCAGGATGGCGAATGGTTGCGCGGCGGTTTGAACGCCCTCTTTTCCCTCGCCTTCTGCTTGATCGCCGTCTGGCTCGGCCAAGTGACCGCCAACCTCCTCACCCATCGCTAA
- a CDS encoding transglutaminase family protein: MFFDITHSTDYAYATPAAEAYLEARLTPPNHSGQRVVRHKISINPDTPTSQYVDFCGNTVDFLSLPYRHKRLTITNQVVVETTPRLLPDDILSASVQEAKQILGSSVTDIYDYLQPTETVKIGREAHQWSRRYLPGNATLRTGLESLNKAIFETFEYRKGSTDNSTPLNTVWRDRKGVCQDFAHIMLAILRTAGFPARYVCGYIDANPVTPDGKRLVGALATHAWVEVLLPGRVWVALDPTNNKWCGERHITVSFGRDFRDATPLRGTFKGTGAQNMRVKVLVREVSPARAAKI; encoded by the coding sequence ATGTTTTTCGACATCACGCACAGCACCGATTACGCCTACGCCACGCCCGCAGCGGAAGCGTATCTGGAGGCGCGGCTCACTCCTCCTAACCATTCCGGCCAGCGCGTGGTTCGCCACAAGATTAGCATCAATCCCGACACGCCGACTTCGCAATATGTGGACTTCTGCGGCAACACCGTGGACTTCCTTTCCCTGCCCTACCGGCATAAGCGGCTCACCATTACCAACCAAGTCGTTGTCGAGACGACTCCGCGGCTTTTGCCCGACGATATTCTCTCGGCCAGCGTGCAGGAGGCGAAGCAGATTTTGGGCTCGTCCGTCACGGATATTTACGACTATCTGCAACCCACCGAGACCGTGAAAATCGGACGCGAGGCGCATCAATGGTCGCGCCGTTATCTCCCCGGAAATGCCACCCTCCGCACGGGTCTGGAAAGCCTGAACAAAGCCATCTTCGAGACCTTTGAATATCGCAAAGGCAGCACGGATAATTCGACTCCGCTCAACACCGTCTGGCGCGACCGCAAAGGCGTCTGCCAGGACTTTGCGCACATCATGCTAGCCATTCTGCGCACGGCCGGTTTTCCCGCCCGCTACGTCTGCGGCTACATCGACGCCAATCCGGTCACACCCGATGGCAAACGCCTAGTCGGCGCCCTCGCCACCCACGCTTGGGTGGAGGTGTTATTGCCCGGCCGCGTCTGGGTTGCACTCGATCCTACTAACAATAAATGGTGCGGGGAACGTCACATCACCGTCTCCTTCGGACGCGACTTTCGCGACGCCACTCCGCTGCGCGGAACCTTCAAGGGAACCGGCGCACAAAACATGCGGGTAAAAGTCCTCGTCCGCGAAGTCAGCCCGGCCCGTGCGGCAAAAATCTAA
- a CDS encoding DUF190 domain-containing protein: MNSTLPTDSTLLRIFIGDADRYEHRPLYEAIVLKAREMHMAGATVLKSPMGFGKTSHLHTGKILDLSTDLPLVIEIVDVPEKIAAFLPVLDKMMDGGLVTLEKVQVIQYRSHQREK, encoded by the coding sequence ATGAACTCCACACTCCCCACCGATTCCACCCTGCTTCGCATCTTCATCGGCGACGCCGACCGCTACGAACACCGCCCGCTTTACGAAGCCATCGTGCTCAAAGCCCGCGAAATGCACATGGCCGGGGCCACCGTGCTCAAAAGCCCCATGGGTTTCGGCAAAACCAGCCACCTGCACACAGGTAAAATCCTCGACCTCTCCACCGATCTCCCGCTAGTGATCGAAATCGTCGATGTCCCGGAAAAAATCGCCGCCTTCCTGCCCGTGCTCGACAAAATGATGGATGGCGGCCTCGTCACGCTGGAGAAAGTGCAGGTCATCCAATATCGGTCGCATCAGAGGGAAAAATAA
- a CDS encoding circularly permuted type 2 ATP-grasp protein, whose product MKLEDPALGNTKMGVPETAGVADTAGVSTRNPALPFFTARKAGEIRNLEERMDATLREMGVSFDFVRGEHAETPWVCDILPHIFTDDDWQTIGNGFRQRLRAFEMFLHDVYGKKEILRSGMLPLQAVLGSPHYQRVCPSLHPAEGAYLHLAGLAVTRDASGRLVAKNHYFSHASGVAYMMQNRRVLARVVPEIFRDFPVTSIANTPLDILEKLRAMTPETHDPTVVLLSPGTTSAVYSEHSFLARRMGIPLVQGGDLLVLDDCVYLKTVSGLEKVETIYTRVADAWLDPMVFRRDSRLGVPGLVHCIRKGTVALVNGIGSQLADDRSLLNFSAKIIRFYLGEIPVLPSLPTYWLGDADQREMVLSEAEKYRIRPLTGERILGHPLGLVPTEEQLAAIKLEVRKHPHTFVAQVGGDGELAPCFSNGKLNERLQDHIVFALRRGSSYEIFPGALTRVAPPGSQLTASFFGSGSKDSWVSARAGGEESGNPPQISTNEYLPPARQVTSRVADGFYWMGRYLERALSMAYMIQVVETLELEELTSAERKLYRPMWNRILPPLEAAAGTTGRRSIASASERYRLMLDPGVPGTVIGTLRRALSNAESLQESLSPEAWGTLVKIQELTEKIKFTLDQEDAAFARTTRRVADLIVNLIPQFFAIAQGSMLADNGWNFCELGQMLERAVVTANAIVSIEASLTTQSTNGPRHSNEIELSAFLRLLGSRDAYRRVYQMRTAPAQVLEILWKNPEMPRSVTRCLKKCAHLLRESMGSNSQYPAHVLTSVEELIFRIQHIHWQEFFVTTQEDESGISAPMQSPPSLPPKKLSELLNALLRQTANIHNVIADSFLNHQAIISQREQLLFTSFR is encoded by the coding sequence TTGAAATTGGAAGATCCGGCTTTGGGAAATACGAAAATGGGAGTGCCAGAGACCGCCGGAGTCGCTGACACTGCCGGCGTTTCCACGCGGAATCCCGCCCTGCCGTTCTTCACCGCACGCAAAGCCGGAGAAATCCGCAATCTCGAGGAGCGGATGGACGCGACTTTGAGAGAAATGGGAGTGAGCTTCGACTTCGTGCGGGGCGAGCACGCCGAGACGCCTTGGGTCTGCGACATCTTGCCGCACATTTTCACCGACGACGACTGGCAGACGATAGGCAACGGATTTCGCCAGCGGTTGCGGGCGTTTGAAATGTTTCTGCACGACGTTTACGGCAAAAAAGAAATCCTCCGCTCCGGCATGTTGCCGCTGCAAGCCGTCCTCGGCAGCCCCCATTATCAACGCGTCTGCCCCAGCCTGCATCCGGCCGAGGGTGCGTATTTGCATCTCGCCGGGCTCGCCGTTACCCGCGACGCCAGTGGGCGGCTGGTGGCGAAAAACCACTACTTCAGCCACGCCTCGGGCGTCGCCTACATGATGCAAAACCGGCGCGTGCTGGCCCGTGTCGTGCCGGAGATTTTCCGCGATTTCCCGGTGACTTCCATTGCGAACACGCCGCTCGACATCCTGGAAAAACTCCGCGCCATGACGCCGGAAACGCACGACCCGACGGTGGTTCTGCTCTCGCCCGGCACCACCAGCGCGGTCTATTCCGAGCACAGCTTTCTCGCCCGGCGCATGGGTATTCCGCTCGTGCAGGGTGGCGACCTGCTCGTGCTCGACGATTGCGTTTATCTAAAGACCGTCTCCGGCCTCGAAAAAGTCGAAACGATCTACACCCGTGTCGCCGACGCCTGGCTCGATCCGATGGTTTTCCGCCGCGACTCGCGACTCGGCGTGCCGGGTCTCGTCCATTGCATTCGCAAAGGCACCGTGGCGCTCGTCAATGGCATTGGAAGTCAGCTCGCCGACGACCGCAGCCTGCTGAATTTCTCCGCGAAAATCATCCGCTTCTATCTCGGCGAAATACCCGTGCTCCCCAGCCTGCCGACCTACTGGCTGGGCGACGCCGACCAGCGGGAAATGGTCCTTTCCGAAGCCGAAAAATACCGCATCCGCCCGCTCACCGGCGAACGCATTCTTGGTCATCCGCTCGGCCTCGTCCCGACTGAGGAACAGCTCGCCGCCATTAAATTGGAAGTCCGCAAGCACCCGCACACGTTCGTTGCCCAAGTCGGCGGCGATGGCGAGCTCGCGCCCTGTTTTAGTAATGGAAAACTGAACGAGCGCTTGCAGGATCACATCGTTTTCGCACTTCGCCGTGGCTCGTCCTACGAGATTTTTCCAGGCGCGCTCACCCGCGTCGCCCCGCCGGGCAGCCAGCTCACCGCCTCGTTTTTCGGCAGCGGCAGTAAGGATTCCTGGGTCTCCGCCCGCGCCGGCGGCGAGGAATCGGGCAATCCGCCACAGATTAGTACTAACGAATATCTGCCGCCCGCGCGCCAGGTCACCAGCCGCGTCGCCGACGGCTTCTATTGGATGGGCCGTTACCTCGAGCGCGCCCTCAGCATGGCCTACATGATCCAAGTCGTGGAAACATTGGAACTCGAGGAACTCACCTCCGCCGAGCGCAAACTGTATCGCCCGATGTGGAACCGCATCCTACCGCCGCTCGAAGCCGCCGCCGGCACCACCGGGCGGCGCAGCATCGCGAGCGCCTCGGAGCGTTATCGCCTGATGCTCGACCCAGGAGTTCCGGGGACCGTCATCGGCACCTTGCGCCGGGCTCTTTCCAACGCCGAATCGCTTCAGGAAAGTCTCTCGCCCGAGGCCTGGGGCACGCTGGTTAAAATCCAGGAACTGACGGAGAAGATTAAGTTCACACTCGACCAGGAGGACGCCGCCTTTGCCCGCACCACGCGCCGCGTCGCCGACTTGATTGTGAATCTCATTCCGCAATTTTTCGCCATCGCCCAAGGCTCCATGCTCGCCGACAACGGCTGGAATTTCTGTGAACTCGGCCAAATGCTGGAACGAGCCGTGGTCACCGCCAACGCCATCGTTTCCATCGAGGCATCGCTCACCACGCAATCCACCAACGGCCCGCGCCACTCGAATGAGATCGAGCTCTCCGCGTTTCTTCGATTGCTGGGAAGCCGCGACGCCTACCGCCGCGTCTATCAAATGCGCACCGCCCCGGCGCAGGTCCTGGAGATTCTCTGGAAAAACCCCGAGATGCCGCGCTCGGTTACGCGCTGTCTAAAGAAATGCGCTCATCTCTTGCGCGAATCCATGGGGTCCAATTCCCAGTATCCGGCCCATGTTCTAACATCGGTCGAGGAACTGATTTTCCGTATCCAGCACATTCATTGGCAGGAGTTTTTCGTCACCACACAGGAGGATGAGTCGGGCATTTCAGCTCCAATGCAATCACCGCCGTCGCTGCCGCCGAAAAAACTCTCGGAACTCCTCAACGCCCTCCTCCGCCAGACGGCTAACATTCACAACGTCATCGCGGATAGTTTCCTCAATCACCAGGCGATCATTTCCCAGCGGGAACAATTGCTCTTCACGAGCTTTCGCTAA
- a CDS encoding transglutaminase family protein, whose product MRLRIHSHTRYEYEKAASFSPHLVRLFPRQESFIHILETRFTTLDGAVVNHRRDLFDNQIARCFFPEKASVLDFDVSLDLMLEERSAFDFLIDGHATRFPFTYKPEEQHVLAPYLIQPDAEKVEAGDFWKLEKDIPTLDALLELNSALFSNLSYERREEGQARLPSETLNLRIGACRDFSRLAASLLRSAGVAVRLVSGYVAEFGKAEEDRRAEGSLHAWIEAYIPGAGWLGMDPTNGVLCDHHFIPAAVGLHPDDISPTAGSYYGNEFISAELTSLLTIDPIE is encoded by the coding sequence ATGCGCCTCCGCATTCACAGCCATACACGCTACGAATACGAAAAAGCGGCCAGTTTTTCCCCGCATCTCGTGCGCCTCTTTCCGCGACAGGAGAGTTTCATCCATATCCTGGAAACAAGATTCACAACGCTCGATGGCGCGGTCGTCAACCATCGCCGCGACCTCTTCGACAACCAGATCGCGCGTTGTTTTTTCCCGGAGAAGGCGAGCGTGCTCGACTTCGATGTTAGTCTCGACTTGATGTTAGAAGAACGCAGCGCCTTCGACTTCCTGATCGATGGACATGCCACGCGATTTCCCTTCACCTACAAGCCGGAGGAACAGCACGTCCTCGCTCCCTATCTCATTCAGCCGGACGCAGAAAAAGTCGAGGCTGGCGACTTCTGGAAACTGGAGAAAGACATCCCGACCCTCGACGCGTTATTGGAACTCAACAGTGCACTTTTTTCCAACCTCAGCTACGAGCGCCGCGAGGAGGGTCAGGCCCGCCTCCCGTCGGAAACGCTCAATCTGCGTATCGGTGCCTGCCGCGATTTTTCCCGTCTCGCCGCCTCGCTTTTGCGCAGCGCCGGCGTCGCCGTGCGGCTCGTCAGTGGCTATGTCGCCGAGTTTGGCAAAGCCGAGGAAGACCGACGCGCCGAGGGCAGCCTGCACGCCTGGATCGAGGCCTACATTCCCGGCGCGGGCTGGCTCGGAATGGACCCCACCAACGGCGTCCTCTGCGATCACCATTTCATTCCCGCCGCGGTCGGGTTGCATCCCGATGACATCTCGCCGACGGCGGGGAGCTACTACGGCAACGAGTTCATTTCCGCCGAGCTCACCTCTCTACTAACCATCGATCCCATCGAATGA
- a CDS encoding transglutaminase family protein: protein MIPNTLLAPAKKVEALLNKKKVRLTQGGEPTLVPISPEGPEWSITAVGPTKLRYAYEFANEMVRTVAPGSVVFYSPGKSYPGETNPRWVLNMLTLKSGKPLLDLAFSSEPVTQAGYKRFREQLLIQLKLKASWIKGLPAESSVWILPLDHDKKFVSADWKKKSMTLLQLDAPAGLRLPLNEVPADLSRRALTVELQDNALAIFFPPLLQKPFLELLKIIQDILASLKISNVRFQGYVPSDDADIWSKLGVASDPGVLEINIPPCETWTEYAKWMTAIENCGNATGLRAMKVSGEVEIGTGGGNHICFGGPSVEQNAFFKNPGWVTSILRFWQHHPSLSYLFTGAYVGSSSQAPRTDESARSLYDLEMAYQYLESLKRGDHRQIINETLRHLHIDGSGNTHRSEISFDKFWNVSFPGGAHGILEFRAIETLPSAEWTSAVALLWRALAAALLTKPFHQPLKDLNAHLQDRFFLPSFLWDDLMEVLAFLAKQGIHLPVETFRAIWEWRFPVLLETQLGSANITIRKALESWPLLCEQPLEGGSTSRFVDTSIERLEITTTAPVGIQFQGRKLPLETFPSNLHGAGLRFRKTALYPSLHPGIPPQLPLEVTFSKGSRKLSYQLQAGQFKFAGPFPKAISKPGPECRRSAPNNLTYDLRLP from the coding sequence ATGATTCCTAACACTCTTCTAGCACCGGCCAAAAAGGTCGAGGCGCTCCTCAATAAAAAGAAAGTCCGACTTACGCAAGGCGGCGAGCCGACTTTGGTTCCTATCAGTCCCGAGGGGCCGGAATGGTCCATCACCGCTGTCGGCCCGACCAAGCTGCGCTACGCCTACGAGTTTGCCAATGAAATGGTTAGGACCGTCGCTCCGGGCAGCGTGGTTTTTTATTCACCCGGCAAATCTTATCCCGGTGAAACCAATCCGCGCTGGGTGCTGAACATGCTCACCTTGAAGAGCGGAAAGCCGCTCCTGGATCTAGCCTTCTCCAGCGAGCCAGTGACCCAGGCGGGTTACAAACGGTTCCGCGAACAACTTCTCATTCAACTCAAACTCAAAGCTAGCTGGATCAAAGGTCTGCCCGCCGAATCCAGCGTCTGGATTCTCCCGCTCGATCACGACAAGAAGTTTGTCTCTGCTGACTGGAAGAAGAAATCCATGACGCTTCTTCAGCTCGACGCACCGGCGGGATTGCGATTGCCGCTGAATGAAGTTCCAGCCGACTTGAGCCGGCGCGCACTCACAGTCGAGTTGCAGGACAATGCGCTCGCGATTTTCTTTCCGCCGCTCTTGCAAAAGCCGTTTCTGGAACTGCTGAAAATCATTCAAGACATTCTAGCTTCGCTGAAAATTTCCAATGTTAGATTCCAGGGTTACGTCCCATCCGACGACGCCGACATCTGGTCAAAGCTAGGAGTCGCCTCCGACCCGGGCGTGCTGGAGATTAACATTCCGCCCTGCGAGACATGGACGGAATACGCCAAGTGGATGACCGCCATCGAGAATTGCGGCAATGCGACTGGACTGCGCGCGATGAAGGTTTCTGGCGAAGTCGAAATCGGCACTGGCGGCGGCAATCACATTTGCTTTGGCGGCCCGTCCGTTGAGCAAAATGCCTTCTTCAAAAATCCCGGCTGGGTGACATCGATATTGCGTTTCTGGCAGCATCACCCGAGCCTTTCCTATCTATTTACCGGGGCGTATGTCGGATCGAGTTCGCAGGCTCCAAGGACCGATGAATCCGCCCGCAGTCTCTACGATCTGGAGATGGCTTATCAATATCTGGAGTCTCTGAAACGCGGAGATCATCGGCAGATCATCAACGAAACCCTTCGCCACTTGCATATCGACGGCTCGGGAAACACGCATCGGAGTGAGATTAGTTTCGACAAATTCTGGAATGTTAGTTTTCCCGGCGGCGCGCATGGAATTCTGGAGTTCCGAGCCATCGAGACGTTGCCTAGTGCGGAATGGACTTCGGCGGTTGCGCTGCTCTGGCGCGCGCTCGCAGCGGCGTTGCTAACCAAGCCATTTCATCAGCCGTTGAAAGACTTAAATGCTCATCTGCAGGATCGTTTCTTTCTTCCCAGCTTTCTCTGGGACGACCTCATGGAGGTGCTCGCCTTTCTTGCCAAACAAGGCATTCATCTTCCCGTGGAAACTTTCCGCGCGATCTGGGAATGGCGGTTTCCCGTATTGTTAGAAACGCAGCTTGGCTCAGCTAACATCACGATCCGCAAGGCGCTAGAAAGCTGGCCGCTCCTCTGCGAGCAACCGCTCGAAGGCGGGAGTACCAGTCGATTCGTCGATACTAGCATCGAGCGGCTGGAGATCACCACAACCGCGCCGGTGGGCATCCAGTTTCAGGGCCGCAAACTGCCGCTGGAAACATTTCCCTCTAACTTGCATGGAGCCGGACTGCGCTTCCGCAAGACAGCGCTCTACCCGAGCCTGCACCCTGGCATTCCACCGCAACTCCCATTGGAAGTGACCTTCAGCAAGGGCAGCAGAAAACTCTCCTATCAGTTGCAAGCCGGGCAATTCAAATTCGCCGGTCCCTTTCCGAAAGCGATCTCCAAGCCAGGCCCGGAATGCCGCCGCTCGGCTCCTAACAATCTCACTTACGATCTCCGCTTGCCGTGA
- a CDS encoding DUF190 domain-containing protein encodes MHSSQTHILQRGVAAVRDLINQAWRYLRVSLHWLLLILPMAMIVGSAVAFFLWSLDRVTWLRFQNPWLLFYLPVAGFAVGLIYHYFGRSAEGGNNLIMDRIHQPGGGVPRRMAPLILFGTLVTHLFGGSAGREGTAIQMGGSIASAFGRWLRCDSDQVRIVLMAGIAAGFGAVFGTPLAGAVFALEVLMIGRIQYEALIPCFIAAIVGDWTCHAWGIHHTQYTIGFAPVGGSAGSYFQLDPWLLGKVILASAAFGLAGTFFAELSHKLSAVFKKWIPYAPLRPAVGGVLVIGLFYWSGTADYLGLGVWSLDPKAITIPSFFTSPEIHPWSWLWKIVFTAITLSAGFKGGEVTPLFFIGAALGNALAGLLGAPPDLFAGLGFVAIFAGATNTPLACTLMGIELFGATHGVYLATACFLAYLFSGHSSIYLSQRIAVPKMGQAFLPPETTMRQVREMRTPAFDDFTATLSTIDSPKNTMPTHKVIPRELGLIRIYLKPSDKRAQPGIRGFLAARPLYRELVDAAKRDGIMNAHAHHTHYGYSRHGKIRGNDPEMGNPELTMCIELIGEKTQLEHFCATHGELLQDKVIIYKHIEHWDLHGTQVEPRDALPEELESDSL; translated from the coding sequence ATGCACTCATCTCAAACTCACATTCTTCAGCGCGGCGTTGCGGCGGTTCGCGACTTGATAAACCAAGCTTGGCGTTATCTGCGTGTTTCGCTGCATTGGTTGCTCTTGATTCTCCCGATGGCGATGATCGTGGGTTCGGCGGTGGCGTTTTTTCTTTGGAGTCTGGATCGGGTGACCTGGCTGCGTTTCCAGAATCCGTGGCTGCTTTTTTATCTGCCCGTGGCCGGGTTCGCCGTGGGCCTGATTTACCATTATTTCGGGCGGTCTGCGGAAGGGGGAAACAATCTCATCATGGATCGAATCCATCAGCCGGGCGGCGGCGTGCCCCGACGCATGGCTCCTCTGATCTTGTTCGGAACGCTGGTCACGCACCTTTTTGGCGGCTCAGCGGGTCGCGAGGGAACGGCGATCCAGATGGGCGGCAGCATCGCGAGCGCGTTTGGTCGCTGGTTGCGATGCGACTCGGATCAAGTCCGCATCGTTCTCATGGCAGGGATAGCCGCCGGGTTTGGGGCGGTCTTTGGCACTCCACTGGCCGGAGCCGTCTTCGCGCTGGAGGTGCTGATGATCGGCCGGATTCAATACGAGGCGCTGATTCCCTGTTTTATCGCCGCCATCGTGGGCGACTGGACGTGCCATGCGTGGGGTATTCATCACACGCAATACACGATCGGTTTTGCGCCGGTCGGAGGGTCAGCAGGCTCCTATTTCCAGCTCGATCCTTGGCTGCTGGGAAAAGTGATTCTGGCTTCGGCTGCATTCGGGCTGGCGGGCACGTTTTTCGCGGAGCTTTCCCATAAACTGAGCGCGGTTTTTAAGAAATGGATTCCTTACGCTCCCCTGCGACCGGCGGTGGGGGGCGTTTTGGTGATCGGGTTGTTTTATTGGTCGGGAACAGCGGATTATCTGGGGCTCGGCGTGTGGTCGCTCGATCCGAAGGCGATCACCATTCCCTCGTTTTTCACCTCGCCCGAGATTCATCCCTGGAGCTGGTTGTGGAAGATCGTCTTTACGGCCATCACCCTCAGCGCGGGCTTCAAAGGAGGGGAAGTCACCCCGCTTTTCTTCATCGGGGCGGCATTGGGAAATGCGCTCGCCGGACTGCTCGGTGCGCCGCCCGATCTTTTTGCCGGGCTGGGTTTCGTGGCCATTTTCGCGGGAGCAACCAATACTCCGCTCGCCTGCACCCTCATGGGCATCGAGCTTTTTGGAGCCACGCATGGCGTCTATCTGGCCACCGCCTGCTTTCTCGCCTACCTCTTTAGCGGACACTCCAGCATTTATTTATCGCAACGCATCGCCGTGCCGAAAATGGGCCAGGCTTTTCTGCCACCGGAGACCACCATGCGGCAGGTCCGCGAAATGAGAACTCCCGCTTTCGACGACTTCACCGCCACTCTTTCCACCATCGATTCACCCAAAAACACCATGCCCACCCACAAAGTCATCCCGCGCGAACTCGGCCTCATCCGCATCTACCTCAAGCCCTCCGATAAACGCGCCCAGCCCGGCATTCGCGGCTTCCTCGCCGCGCGCCCGCTCTACCGCGAACTCGTCGATGCCGCCAAACGCGACGGCATTATGAACGCCCATGCGCATCATACTCACTACGGATACAGTCGGCACGGCAAAATCCGCGGCAACGACCCCGAAATGGGCAACCCCGAACTCACCATGTGCATCGAACTCATCGGCGAAAAAACTCAGTTGGAACATTTCTGCGCCACCCACGGCGAATTGCTCCAGGATAAAGTCATCATCTACAAACACATCGAGCACTGGGACCTGCACGGCACCCAGGTGGAGCCTCGCGACGCCCTGCCCGAAGAATTGGAATCCGACTCCCTCTAG